The region AGTCGGAAACGACGAAGCCTTTGAATCCCAATTCATTTTTCAGCAACCCGGTCAACAGCTCCCGGTGGCCGTGCAGTTTCTCCCCGTTCCAGCTGCTAAAGGAAGCCATCACCGAGCCCACGCCCGCCTGAATGGCGGCGATATATCCTGGAAGATGAATGCAGCGAAGCGTGGCTTCGTCCACGCGAGTGTCGCCCTGGTCCTTGCCGCCGGTGGTGCCGCCGTCGCCGACATAGTGTTTGGCGCAGGCGAGGATGCGATCAGCCTGGCCGAGGCTGTCGCCTTGAAAGCCTTTGACCGCAGCGCGGCCCAGCAGCGCGGTCAGCTCCGGATTCTCGCTGAACGCCTCATAGGTTCGGCCCCAGCGCTCATCGCGAGGAACCGCGACGCAGGGGGCAAAAGTCCAGTCAATGCCGGTGCCGGCCACCTCCAGGGCGGTGATCTCTGCCGCCCTGGCAACCAAGCCGGGATTGCGCGTGGCGCCAAGCCCGATGTTGTGCGGAAAGATGACCGCGCCCTTG is a window of bacterium DNA encoding:
- a CDS encoding glycoside hydrolase family 3 protein gives rise to the protein MFTRTWLGALIIMSAVVGNAPCFSQSYLDPKAPVPLRVEDLLSRMTLEEKIGQMTQPDRISLTQESDIAAFYLGSVLSGGGSAPAENSAKGWADMYDRYQSIALSTRLAIPLLYGVDAVHGHNNVKGAVIFPHNIGLGATRNPGLVARAAEITALEVAGTGIDWTFAPCVAVPRDERWGRTYEAFSENPELTALLGRAAVKGFQGDSLGQADRILACAKHYVGDGGTTGGKDQGDTRVDEATLRCIHLPGYIAAIQAGVGSVMASFSSWNGEKLHGHRELLTGLLKNELGFKGFVVSD